One region of Polynucleobacter sp. SHI8 genomic DNA includes:
- the fdxA gene encoding ferredoxin FdxA yields MTYVVTESCIKCKYTDCVDVCPVDCFREGPNFLVIDPDECIDCAVCVPECPVNAIYAEDDVPGDQQQFISLNTELARSWKSITKSKGSLPEAEDWKDVKNKLDQLVR; encoded by the coding sequence ATGACTTACGTTGTCACAGAATCTTGCATCAAATGTAAATACACCGATTGTGTGGATGTCTGCCCAGTTGACTGCTTTCGTGAAGGCCCTAATTTTTTAGTCATCGATCCGGATGAGTGCATTGATTGCGCCGTTTGTGTCCCTGAGTGCCCAGTGAATGCGATTTATGCAGAAGATGATGTTCCAGGTGACCAACAACAATTTATCTCTCTCAATACTGAACTCGCGCGTTCTTGGAAGTCGATCACCAAATCCAAAGGTTCTTTGCCTGAGGCAGAAGATTGGAAAGATGTTAAAAATAAGCTCGATCAACTCGTGCGCTAA
- a CDS encoding NAD(P)/FAD-dependent oxidoreductase, with product MSDLNTSPGLPLIETEAVIVGAGPVGLFQVFELGLLEINAHVIDSLPVVGGQCVELYPDKPIYDIPAVPVCTGQELTDNLLKQIEPFHPTFHLGQEVVEVAQQQDGRFLVVTSKDTRFLTKTIFIAAGVGSFQPRTIKVDGIETFENKQLFYRVKNPEVFFGKNIVICGGGDSALDWALNFVGKAESVILIHRRDGFKAAPASVAKMKELCAEYEMQFEVGQITGFEEKDSTLTEIKVTGADGVTRRIPLDMLLVFFGLSPKLGPIAEWGLDIERKQLVVDTEKFATNIPGIYAVGDINTYPGKKKLILSGFHEAALAAFAAKEYMYPDKKVHLQYTTTSPKLHKVLGVETPTFD from the coding sequence GTGTCAGATTTAAACACTTCACCTGGTTTACCCCTCATTGAAACTGAAGCAGTAATTGTTGGTGCGGGTCCTGTTGGACTATTTCAGGTATTCGAGCTCGGTCTATTAGAAATTAATGCGCATGTCATTGATTCTCTTCCCGTGGTTGGAGGGCAGTGTGTTGAACTCTATCCTGACAAACCAATTTATGACATCCCTGCCGTTCCAGTATGTACCGGTCAGGAACTCACTGATAATCTGTTAAAGCAAATTGAGCCTTTTCACCCGACATTCCATTTAGGCCAGGAAGTGGTTGAGGTTGCGCAACAACAGGATGGTAGGTTCTTAGTTGTAACGTCAAAAGATACCCGCTTTTTAACCAAAACTATCTTTATTGCAGCTGGTGTCGGCTCATTTCAGCCAAGAACAATCAAGGTCGATGGTATAGAAACGTTTGAAAATAAACAACTCTTTTACCGTGTGAAAAATCCTGAGGTTTTCTTTGGTAAAAATATCGTGATTTGTGGTGGTGGTGACTCCGCTTTAGACTGGGCTCTTAACTTTGTTGGCAAAGCTGAAAGTGTCATTCTGATCCACCGTCGTGATGGCTTTAAAGCAGCACCCGCATCTGTTGCCAAAATGAAAGAACTTTGTGCAGAGTATGAAATGCAGTTCGAAGTCGGTCAAATTACTGGCTTTGAAGAAAAAGACTCTACTCTGACCGAAATTAAAGTAACCGGCGCTGATGGCGTCACACGCCGTATTCCTCTCGATATGCTCTTGGTCTTCTTTGGTCTATCCCCAAAACTAGGTCCAATTGCTGAATGGGGCTTAGACATCGAGCGTAAACAACTCGTGGTCGATACGGAAAAATTCGCAACGAATATTCCAGGCATCTATGCTGTTGGCGATATCAATACCTACCCAGGTAAAAAGAAACTGATCTTATCCGGCTTTCACGAAGCAGCTTTGGCAGCTTTTGCTGCGAAAGAATATATGTACCCCGATAAAAAGGTACATCTGCAATACACCACAACATCTCCTAAACTGCATAAAGTACTTGGCGTAGAAACCCCTACTTTTGACTAG
- a CDS encoding TerC family protein yields MPAEYAALIDNLIAIIIIDLVLAGDNAILIALATKNLPANLQRKAIMWGCVGAIVIRTLMTILAVQLLKIPGLSAIGGLALLYIAYQLITDSGDDHKEAGSVTFWGAMRTIIIADAVMGIDNVLAVAGASEGNIYLVVIGLLISIPIVVFGSQLVLKLLEKYTWLIYVGGTVLIITGVKMIGHEKLLDPWFNEILHPYNEFILMAVSLIVILGLGIRARNKTSEIKSH; encoded by the coding sequence ATGCCTGCTGAATACGCCGCCCTCATTGATAATTTAATCGCAATCATCATTATTGACCTAGTACTTGCTGGGGATAATGCGATTTTGATTGCTCTTGCCACTAAAAATCTCCCTGCCAACCTTCAGCGTAAAGCGATTATGTGGGGCTGTGTTGGTGCAATTGTAATTCGTACCCTCATGACTATTTTGGCGGTGCAATTATTGAAGATTCCAGGTTTAAGCGCCATCGGTGGCCTAGCCCTACTTTATATTGCTTATCAACTCATCACAGATAGTGGTGATGATCATAAAGAAGCTGGATCTGTCACCTTCTGGGGTGCAATGCGCACCATTATTATTGCCGATGCAGTGATGGGGATTGATAATGTTTTAGCTGTCGCAGGAGCATCTGAAGGGAATATTTATTTAGTTGTTATCGGTCTTCTCATTAGTATTCCGATTGTTGTATTTGGCAGTCAATTGGTTCTAAAACTGCTTGAAAAATATACCTGGCTGATCTACGTCGGTGGGACTGTGCTCATTATTACTGGAGTCAAAATGATTGGCCATGAAAAACTGCTAGACCCTTGGTTCAACGAAATCCTTCATCCATATAATGAATTTATCTTGATGGCCGTGTCTTTAATCGTGATTTTAGGTCTAGGTATTCGGGCACGTAACAAAACATCAGAAATAAAATCGCACTAA
- a CDS encoding thymidylate synthase: protein MDSYLHLMRHVLDHGVKKTDRTGTGTLSVFGHQMRFDLAKGFPMVTTKKLHLKSIIYELLWFLKGSTNNNWLTERGVSIWNEWAKPDGELGPIYGYQWRSWPTPSGEHIDQISQIIEQIKSTPDSRRIIVSAWNVADIPSMALAPCHAFFQFYVADGKLSCQLYQRSADIFLGVPFNIASYALLTHMVAQQTGLEVGDFVWTGGDCHLYSNHLEQVNLQLTRDPLPLPQLVIKRTPSSIFDYEFEDFEVLGYECHPAIKAPVAI from the coding sequence ATGGATTCTTATTTACATCTGATGCGCCACGTTCTCGATCATGGCGTCAAAAAAACTGATCGAACTGGTACTGGAACTTTATCCGTCTTTGGCCACCAAATGCGCTTTGATTTGGCTAAAGGCTTTCCTATGGTGACCACCAAAAAACTCCATCTCAAATCTATCATTTATGAACTGCTTTGGTTCCTCAAAGGTAGTACGAATAATAACTGGCTAACTGAGCGTGGTGTTTCTATTTGGAATGAGTGGGCAAAGCCTGATGGTGAATTAGGGCCTATCTATGGCTATCAATGGCGCTCTTGGCCAACGCCAAGTGGTGAACATATCGATCAAATTAGCCAAATCATTGAACAAATTAAATCGACTCCAGATTCGCGAAGGATTATTGTCTCCGCCTGGAATGTGGCAGATATTCCGTCAATGGCTCTAGCTCCATGCCATGCGTTTTTCCAGTTTTATGTGGCAGATGGGAAACTTTCTTGCCAACTCTATCAACGTAGTGCAGATATTTTCTTGGGTGTTCCTTTTAATATCGCAAGCTACGCATTACTCACCCATATGGTGGCTCAGCAAACGGGTCTTGAGGTAGGTGATTTTGTCTGGACGGGTGGCGATTGTCACTTATATTCAAACCACCTTGAACAAGTTAATTTGCAACTGACTAGAGATCCGCTACCTCTTCCACAACTGGTCATCAAACGTACTCCATCTAGTATTTTTGATTATGAATTTGAAGATTTTGAAGTGCTTGGCTATGAATGTCATCCTGCAATCAAAGCCCCTGTAGCGATTTAA
- a CDS encoding dihydrofolate reductase, which yields MKITIIVARSTQGVIGRDNELPWRLPADLKHFKNTTLGHPIIMGRNTWESLGRPLPDRRNIVISRTPGFSAEDAETFSSLEDALSACETSDQVFIIGGAQVYEQALEFADEMIITEVQIDVVGDAHFPEFEEEDWRVTHFEEHPAEPDPKNAGKEFPAFAFVTYSRK from the coding sequence ATGAAAATCACGATCATCGTTGCTCGTTCTACTCAAGGTGTGATTGGTCGTGATAATGAGTTGCCATGGCGTCTACCGGCAGATCTGAAGCACTTTAAAAATACAACTCTAGGTCACCCAATCATTATGGGGCGTAATACTTGGGAATCCTTGGGCCGTCCCTTACCTGATCGCAGGAATATCGTCATTAGTCGCACTCCAGGATTCTCGGCGGAAGATGCGGAAACCTTTTCAAGTCTTGAAGATGCTCTATCGGCCTGCGAGACTTCTGATCAGGTATTTATTATTGGTGGCGCTCAAGTCTATGAGCAGGCTTTAGAATTTGCTGATGAAATGATCATAACTGAGGTGCAAATCGATGTTGTCGGTGATGCCCACTTCCCGGAGTTCGAGGAAGAGGATTGGCGTGTAACTCACTTTGAAGAACATCCTGCTGAACCAGATCCAAAAAATGCTGGAAAAGAATTTCCAGCATTTGCTTTTGTTACCTACTCTAGAAAATAA
- the pmbA gene encoding metalloprotease PmbA translates to MTNKTFTYSAFEFQEIIQDALSRAKSLGATDAAVEVSEGNGLSVSVRRGEVETIERSVDKSLGISVFIGQQRGNASTSDFSPEAIERTIQAAYDIARYTAPDPFSGLAEEELLEKNPKDLDLFHPWDLSVEDAIEIAKRAEDAAFAVNALITNSDGASIAANQTHFQMGTTRGFLAGYPFSRHYISCAPIASATRRKGAPMQRDDWYSTSRLPQELADPEAIGRYAAQRALSRLGARPIPTQKCPVIFEAPVAIGLLGAFVQAISGGSLYRRSSFLLDSLGKQVFPDHIQIDEDPHRLRLSGSTPFDDEGVRTQARQVVSAGVVQGYFLSTYSARKLGMQTTGNSGGAHHLTMASSRTSPSDDLSGLAQKMGRGLLVTELMGQGVNYVTGDYSRGAFGYWVENGVIQYPVEEITIAGNLKQMFLGIETIGSDVLTRGTKECGSILIREMMIGGS, encoded by the coding sequence ATGACAAATAAAACTTTTACTTATTCCGCATTTGAGTTTCAAGAAATCATTCAAGATGCCCTTTCTCGAGCTAAATCCCTTGGTGCGACCGATGCTGCTGTTGAAGTATCTGAGGGCAATGGCTTATCTGTGTCCGTGCGCCGTGGTGAGGTTGAGACGATTGAGCGTAGCGTTGATAAATCCTTAGGGATCAGCGTGTTCATAGGTCAACAGCGTGGCAATGCCAGTACCAGTGACTTTTCTCCTGAAGCAATCGAGCGTACGATTCAAGCGGCCTATGATATTGCCAGATATACCGCCCCTGACCCATTTTCCGGATTGGCAGAAGAAGAGTTATTAGAAAAAAATCCAAAAGATTTAGATTTGTTTCATCCATGGGATTTATCTGTTGAGGATGCGATCGAGATTGCAAAACGCGCAGAAGATGCGGCTTTTGCAGTAAATGCTTTAATTACCAATAGTGATGGTGCTTCGATTGCTGCCAATCAGACCCATTTTCAGATGGGAACGACACGTGGATTTTTAGCAGGCTACCCATTTTCAAGGCATTACATCTCCTGTGCTCCGATAGCTAGTGCAACACGTCGTAAAGGTGCACCGATGCAAAGAGATGACTGGTACTCTACCTCACGCTTGCCACAAGAGCTTGCAGACCCAGAAGCCATTGGACGATACGCTGCACAGCGCGCCTTATCACGACTTGGTGCAAGGCCTATACCCACCCAAAAATGCCCCGTGATATTTGAGGCTCCGGTTGCGATTGGCTTATTAGGTGCTTTTGTGCAGGCCATATCTGGTGGTTCTTTATATCGACGTTCAAGCTTTTTATTAGACAGCCTTGGCAAGCAAGTTTTTCCAGATCATATTCAGATTGATGAAGACCCCCATCGCTTAAGACTCAGTGGCAGTACACCATTTGATGATGAGGGAGTTAGGACACAAGCTCGTCAGGTTGTTTCGGCAGGCGTTGTACAAGGATATTTCTTATCCACTTATTCAGCCCGTAAATTAGGAATGCAAACCACAGGTAACTCAGGTGGTGCGCATCATCTAACAATGGCAAGTTCTAGAACTTCACCTAGTGATGATTTATCTGGTTTGGCACAAAAAATGGGACGTGGACTTCTCGTCACTGAACTCATGGGGCAGGGCGTTAATTACGTCACCGGCGATTACTCTCGAGGAGCTTTTGGTTATTGGGTTGAAAACGGCGTGATTCAATATCCCGTAGAGGAAATTACTATTGCAGGTAACCTCAAACAAATGTTTCTAGGTATAGAAACGATTGGTTCAGATGTCTTAACACGAGGAACCAAAGAGTGTGGATCCATACTCATTCGTGAAATGATGATTGGTGGATCGTAA
- the mog gene encoding molybdopterin adenylyltransferase, which translates to MINTENLEQIRIGLVSISDRASSGIYEDQGIPALEKWLSSALTTPFTCITRLIADEQAVITATLIELVDVEQCDLVLTTGGTGPSRRDVTPEATLAASTREMPGFGEQMRQISLKFVPTAILSRQVGALREIDGHAALIINLPGQPKAIAETLEGLKDTDGKIIASGIFAAVPYCIDLIGGPYIETNEAVVKAFRPKSALRPKNLS; encoded by the coding sequence ATGATAAATACTGAAAATTTAGAACAAATTCGTATTGGCCTGGTCTCTATCTCCGACAGAGCATCTTCGGGGATATATGAAGATCAAGGAATCCCCGCACTTGAAAAGTGGTTAAGTAGCGCTTTAACGACGCCATTTACGTGCATTACAAGACTTATTGCGGATGAACAAGCGGTGATTACTGCAACTCTAATTGAACTAGTCGATGTGGAGCAATGCGATTTGGTATTAACCACTGGTGGGACTGGTCCGAGTCGCCGTGATGTAACGCCGGAAGCAACGCTGGCTGCCAGTACAAGGGAAATGCCTGGATTTGGGGAACAAATGCGCCAAATTAGCTTAAAGTTCGTCCCTACGGCGATTTTGTCACGTCAAGTTGGGGCTCTTCGTGAAATCGATGGTCACGCTGCACTCATCATCAATTTACCGGGTCAACCAAAGGCGATTGCAGAAACCCTAGAGGGCCTTAAAGATACCGATGGGAAAATAATCGCCTCTGGTATCTTTGCTGCCGTACCCTACTGCATTGATTTGATTGGTGGCCCCTACATCGAAACAAATGAAGCAGTTGTCAAAGCGTTTCGACCAAAGTCTGCATTAAGGCCCAAAAACTTGTCATAG
- a CDS encoding type II toxin-antitoxin system VapC family toxin, which produces MTPKLMLDTNICIYLMKNQLPDVEERFQDFFVGEIVISAITLAELEFGISLKGKEFEKTNRLALSSLLEEFLVVPFDHLAARSYGPLRAIYKDRTRDALDKLIASHAVSLGVILVTNNEKDFINFPGLKVENWVKH; this is translated from the coding sequence ATGACTCCAAAATTGATGTTGGATACGAATATTTGTATTTATTTAATGAAGAATCAATTACCAGATGTTGAGGAGCGTTTTCAAGATTTTTTTGTTGGAGAGATTGTCATTTCAGCAATTACTCTTGCTGAACTTGAGTTTGGAATTAGCCTAAAGGGTAAAGAATTTGAAAAAACAAATCGATTGGCTCTATCAAGCTTATTGGAAGAATTTCTTGTAGTGCCTTTTGATCATTTGGCGGCAAGATCTTATGGGCCTCTAAGAGCAATTTATAAGGATCGAACAAGAGATGCATTGGATAAACTAATTGCCTCTCATGCTGTTTCTTTGGGAGTAATTTTGGTGACTAATAATGAAAAAGATTTCATAAATTTTCCAGGCTTAAAAGTAGAGAACTGGGTAAAACATTAA
- the vapB gene encoding type II toxin-antitoxin system VapB family antitoxin encodes MANTKLFKNGNSQAVRIPAELAYSKWDIDLIIERHGDELRIRPAQRRIGNVMKKFAQFSPDFMVEGRGENIEKERESL; translated from the coding sequence ATGGCTAATACCAAGCTTTTTAAAAATGGAAATTCTCAAGCAGTAAGAATCCCTGCTGAACTTGCCTACAGTAAATGGGATATAGATCTCATCATCGAACGGCATGGTGATGAGTTACGTATTCGACCTGCTCAGAGGAGAATTGGAAATGTAATGAAAAAATTTGCTCAGTTTTCACCTGATTTTATGGTGGAGGGAAGAGGAGAAAATATTGAAAAGGAGCGGGAATCTTTATGA
- the orn gene encoding oligoribonuclease: MNTELKKDRLIWLDMEMSGLDPEKERILELAMVITDGNLEIIAESPVLVIRQDKTLLDGMDAWNQGTHGKSGLIDKVLASTTTEEEAEKICLEFLATHLKSGVSPMCGNTIHQDRRFMARYMPKLEGFFHYRNIDVSTVKELCKRWQPEVAKNFTKKQAHTAYADIIESIEELRYYRENFFRTPHS, encoded by the coding sequence TTGAACACAGAACTGAAAAAAGACCGTTTAATTTGGTTGGATATGGAAATGAGTGGGCTAGACCCCGAGAAAGAGCGGATTTTAGAGTTAGCCATGGTGATCACCGATGGTAATCTCGAAATTATTGCGGAAAGTCCTGTTTTAGTGATTCGTCAGGACAAGACATTACTCGATGGCATGGACGCTTGGAATCAAGGTACTCATGGAAAATCCGGCTTAATTGATAAAGTCCTTGCCTCCACCACAACCGAAGAAGAAGCTGAGAAGATTTGTTTGGAGTTTTTAGCCACCCATCTCAAATCAGGAGTCTCTCCGATGTGTGGCAATACCATCCATCAAGATCGACGGTTTATGGCAAGATATATGCCTAAACTTGAAGGATTTTTCCATTACAGAAATATTGATGTCTCCACCGTAAAAGAACTCTGTAAACGTTGGCAGCCAGAAGTAGCCAAGAACTTTACAAAAAAACAAGCCCATACTGCCTATGCGGACATCATTGAGTCCATTGAAGAGTTGCGCTATTACCGCGAGAACTTCTTTAGAACCCCTCACAGCTGA
- a CDS encoding M48 family metallopeptidase, which translates to MIFTYIFLAFLLLGLFTQFFLAQRQIQSARLHSNQVPAGFEESISLADHQKAAHYTIAKLKLSSVETFFSQALLIALTMLGFLYSIHRELLDIFSAGVWQQIALLLSISFLSSLIDLPFSWYKQFRLEEQFGFNRMTQKLFWLDFIKGTALSLVIGVPLLWVILSLMQQAGQYWWLFAWVFLVGFILLATWIAPVVIMPLFNKFKPLDDGPLKTSIQSLLDRCGFVSKGLFVMDGSKRSAHGNAYFTGIGKNKRIVFFDTLIEKLSPVEIEAVLAHELGHFKKNHVHKRMLLTFFMSLAGLALLGWLSQQIWFYESLGVLPEIDGNNAGLALALFSLTIPVFTFFITPLGSLLSRKHEFEADAFAAEKSNASDLISALIKLYQDNAATLTPDRLYSAFYDSHPPAPIRIAHLNQLIKVAT; encoded by the coding sequence ATGATATTTACTTATATTTTCCTCGCTTTTTTGTTATTGGGCCTTTTTACCCAATTTTTCCTTGCGCAGCGTCAGATTCAATCTGCTCGTCTTCATAGCAATCAAGTACCTGCCGGCTTTGAAGAATCCATCTCGCTAGCCGATCATCAAAAAGCTGCTCACTACACGATCGCTAAATTAAAGCTTTCATCAGTTGAAACATTTTTCTCGCAAGCACTATTAATTGCTCTCACGATGTTGGGTTTTTTATATTCGATTCATCGTGAGCTACTAGATATATTCTCTGCTGGTGTTTGGCAACAAATCGCTCTCCTACTCTCCATCAGTTTTTTATCTAGCTTGATCGATCTTCCTTTTTCTTGGTACAAACAATTTCGTTTAGAGGAACAATTTGGCTTCAATCGCATGACTCAAAAACTCTTTTGGCTCGACTTTATCAAAGGCACTGCCCTGAGCCTCGTAATTGGCGTCCCTTTACTTTGGGTGATTCTGAGTCTCATGCAACAAGCGGGTCAATATTGGTGGCTATTTGCTTGGGTCTTCTTGGTAGGATTTATTTTGCTAGCTACGTGGATCGCCCCAGTTGTCATCATGCCTCTCTTTAATAAATTTAAACCACTTGATGATGGTCCTCTCAAAACCTCAATTCAATCTCTTTTAGATCGTTGTGGCTTTGTGAGTAAAGGTCTATTTGTGATGGATGGCAGTAAAAGAAGTGCCCATGGCAATGCATACTTTACAGGGATTGGTAAAAATAAACGGATTGTATTTTTTGATACGCTGATTGAGAAACTTTCTCCTGTTGAAATCGAGGCTGTCTTAGCTCATGAACTTGGTCACTTTAAAAAAAACCATGTGCATAAAAGAATGTTACTAACCTTCTTCATGAGTCTTGCTGGTTTAGCACTATTGGGTTGGCTGTCTCAACAAATCTGGTTCTATGAAAGCTTAGGCGTACTTCCAGAAATCGATGGTAATAATGCAGGTCTTGCCCTTGCTCTATTCTCTTTGACAATTCCAGTCTTTACGTTTTTTATTACTCCACTGGGTAGTTTACTGTCACGCAAACATGAGTTCGAGGCTGACGCCTTTGCCGCCGAGAAATCGAATGCAAGTGACTTAATTTCAGCACTGATTAAGCTTTATCAAGATAATGCTGCAACTCTGACTCCAGACCGTTTATATTCGGCATTTTATGACTCACATCCACCAGCACCGATTCGAATCGCTCATCTGAATCAATTGATCAAGGTCGCAACCTAA
- the rsgA gene encoding ribosome small subunit-dependent GTPase A, whose amino-acid sequence MLNSSFKALLVASYGRNYLARPLHPSSSEPEFYEVKSRGKKHEAAVGDFLELQTTSPNQAVIENILPRNNLLFRSDAFRSKSIAANVDQILLVLATEPGFSPDLLGRAAIAAAHEGIELRILLNKTDLKEQLLKARELLAPYQHLGIPIHEISAKFDADSMSSLEPFLAGKVSVLVGQSGMGKSTLLNQWIPTASAQTREHSTKLDTGKHTTTACRYYDLPAWGVQHGVVGALIDSPGFQEFGLAHLSESELQHAFTEFIPYLGQCRFHNCSHSHEPGCAILEGVSQGLISPTRVKLFNQLLHESRNATIQTQGHQS is encoded by the coding sequence TTGCTTAACTCTTCCTTCAAGGCGCTCTTAGTAGCTTCTTATGGTAGAAATTATTTAGCAAGACCTCTTCACCCAAGTTCTTCTGAACCCGAGTTTTACGAAGTTAAATCGCGGGGAAAAAAGCATGAAGCGGCTGTGGGTGATTTTTTAGAATTACAAACAACCTCTCCCAATCAAGCAGTAATAGAAAACATTCTGCCTCGTAACAATTTATTATTTCGCTCTGATGCTTTTCGATCAAAATCCATTGCGGCCAATGTGGATCAAATTCTGCTAGTTCTTGCAACTGAGCCAGGATTTTCACCTGACTTACTTGGCAGAGCTGCTATCGCTGCTGCGCATGAGGGTATTGAACTGCGGATCTTACTGAATAAAACTGATTTAAAGGAGCAGCTTCTCAAAGCGCGTGAACTCTTAGCACCCTATCAACATCTCGGGATTCCGATTCATGAGATTTCAGCAAAGTTTGATGCGGATAGCATGTCATCCTTAGAACCTTTTTTAGCAGGCAAGGTCTCAGTTCTCGTTGGACAATCGGGGATGGGTAAATCAACCCTCCTCAATCAATGGATTCCTACTGCAAGCGCTCAAACAAGAGAACACTCAACGAAGTTAGATACCGGCAAACACACAACAACTGCTTGTCGTTATTACGACTTACCTGCTTGGGGAGTTCAACATGGTGTTGTTGGTGCACTCATTGATTCACCAGGTTTTCAGGAATTCGGTCTAGCGCATTTATCAGAAAGTGAATTACAACATGCCTTTACTGAATTTATTCCTTATCTAGGACAGTGCCGCTTCCATAACTGCTCTCATTCGCATGAGCCTGGATGCGCTATTCTTGAAGGAGTATCACAGGGTCTCATTTCACCTACACGGGTTAAATTATTTAATCAACTATTGCACGAGAGTCGCAATGCCACGATTCAAACACAGGGACATCAGTCTTAA